The following proteins are co-located in the Haloarcula marismortui ATCC 43049 genome:
- a CDS encoding 6-pyruvoyl trahydropterin synthase family protein codes for MSQRLSKADNTLADAGERELVVGGDRPLRISAGHRLLHHDGKCSRPHGHNYEVTVRVTGELTDEGWVVDKGEITDVIDEWDHRFLLEAGDPLVEAFDSSGDGDAVVVLDHPPTAEVMAAILEQRLADRLPETVSDVAVSVRETSELCIR; via the coding sequence ATGTCTCAGCGACTATCGAAGGCCGATAACACACTCGCCGACGCTGGCGAACGCGAACTCGTCGTCGGCGGTGACCGGCCGCTCCGGATCTCTGCGGGCCATCGATTGCTCCATCACGACGGGAAATGCTCGCGCCCGCACGGACACAACTACGAAGTAACCGTCCGCGTCACCGGCGAACTCACCGATGAGGGGTGGGTCGTCGACAAGGGCGAGATTACGGACGTAATCGACGAGTGGGACCACCGTTTCCTGCTTGAGGCCGGCGACCCACTGGTCGAGGCCTTTGACTCCAGCGGCGACGGCGACGCCGTGGTCGTCCTCGACCACCCGCCGACAGCCGAGGTCATGGCGGCGATACTGGAACAGCGCCTCGCCGACCGCCTCCCCGAGACCGTGTCGGATGTCGCCGTCTCTGTTCGGGAGACAAGCGAACTCTGTATCCGCTGA
- a CDS encoding HalOD1 output domain-containing protein, with protein sequence MSSNEGTVYMLRNRATEGSNDWVSPEPAEDVIADAVLEATDLDADDIDELDTYVNSESLRAVVGERTTESLTFTVEGHEVTITADGEVSVDG encoded by the coding sequence ATGAGCTCGAACGAGGGGACTGTGTATATGCTGCGAAACCGGGCCACGGAGGGGTCCAACGACTGGGTGAGCCCCGAACCCGCAGAAGATGTTATTGCCGATGCGGTACTCGAAGCGACAGATCTGGATGCAGATGATATTGACGAGCTGGATACATACGTCAACAGCGAGTCACTCCGTGCGGTCGTCGGGGAGAGGACGACGGAGTCGCTGACGTTCACTGTCGAAGGACACGAGGTGACGATAACGGCTGACGGTGAGGTTTCTGTCGACGGGTAA
- a CDS encoding 7-carboxy-7-deazaguanine synthase QueE, giving the protein MPVANDAPGVDIEGTDADAESGDLPINELFQSLQGEGRLAGVPSVFVRTSGCNLRCWFCDSYHTSWEPTHDWFTVDDVLAAIEEYDANHVVLTGGEPLIHDSSEDLLARLTDRGYHTTVETNGTVVPDAPIDLASVSPKLASSTPTADRDPDGNGEWADRHEERRLDVPTLAELVETYDTQLKFVVTGREDMAEIERLLKRLRDAASTCVRDDDVLLMPEGQTRDQLEATRETVADLALEHGYRYTPRLHVDLWNDAPGT; this is encoded by the coding sequence ATGCCGGTCGCAAACGACGCGCCCGGGGTCGATATCGAGGGGACCGACGCCGACGCAGAGTCGGGTGACCTCCCCATCAACGAACTGTTCCAGTCCCTTCAGGGCGAGGGCCGACTGGCGGGCGTCCCGAGCGTGTTCGTCCGGACCAGCGGCTGTAACCTGCGGTGCTGGTTCTGTGACTCCTATCACACCTCGTGGGAGCCGACCCATGACTGGTTTACCGTCGATGACGTGCTCGCGGCTATCGAGGAGTACGACGCCAACCACGTCGTCCTGACCGGCGGCGAACCGCTCATTCACGATTCGAGCGAGGACTTGCTGGCACGGCTGACCGACCGGGGGTATCACACGACGGTCGAGACCAACGGGACCGTCGTCCCGGACGCCCCTATCGACCTCGCCAGTGTCAGCCCGAAACTGGCCTCCAGCACGCCGACGGCCGACCGCGACCCCGACGGTAACGGCGAGTGGGCGGACCGCCACGAGGAGCGCCGGCTCGACGTGCCGACGCTGGCCGAACTCGTCGAAACCTACGACACGCAACTGAAGTTCGTCGTCACAGGGCGCGAGGATATGGCCGAAATCGAGCGCCTCCTCAAGCGACTCCGCGACGCCGCGTCTACCTGCGTTCGTGACGACGACGTGCTGCTGATGCCGGAAGGCCAGACGCGAGACCAGCTCGAAGCGACCCGGGAGACGGTCGCTGACCTTGCGCTGGAGCACGGCTACCGATACACGCCGCGACTCCACGTCGACCTCTGGAACGACGCACCGGGCACCTGA
- the queC gene encoding 7-cyano-7-deazaguanine synthase QueC, which translates to MTDDTRAVVLASGGMDSATAAYEAQTRGYDHLYLLHTSYGQNTEDREYECASALADHVDAADFLHVETGHLTQIGASSLTDDSMEVADADTDSDEIPTSYVPFRNANLLSMAVSYAEANDCGAVFIGAHSEDFSGYPDCRPAFFDAFQGVIDAGTKPDTDIALVAPFVEWSKTDIAERGVELGVPYADTWSCYRDDEPACGTCDACAFRLEAFQRIGERDPIEYAERPTYAE; encoded by the coding sequence ATGACTGATGACACCCGCGCTGTCGTGCTCGCCTCGGGCGGCATGGACAGCGCCACGGCGGCCTACGAAGCACAGACCCGCGGTTACGACCACCTGTACCTGCTGCATACGAGCTACGGGCAAAACACCGAGGACCGGGAGTACGAGTGTGCCAGCGCGCTGGCCGACCACGTCGACGCGGCTGACTTCCTCCACGTCGAAACCGGCCACCTCACCCAGATCGGCGCGTCGTCGCTGACCGACGACTCGATGGAGGTAGCGGACGCTGACACCGACAGCGACGAGATTCCGACCTCGTACGTCCCGTTCCGGAACGCGAACCTCCTCTCGATGGCGGTCTCCTACGCCGAGGCCAACGACTGCGGAGCCGTCTTCATCGGCGCACACAGTGAGGATTTCTCGGGATATCCGGACTGTCGGCCCGCCTTCTTCGACGCCTTTCAGGGCGTCATCGACGCCGGAACGAAGCCCGACACTGACATCGCCCTCGTCGCGCCCTTCGTCGAGTGGTCCAAGACCGACATCGCCGAGCGCGGCGTCGAACTCGGCGTCCCCTACGCGGACACCTGGAGTTGCTACCGGGACGACGAACCGGCCTGTGGGACCTGTGACGCCTGTGCGTTCCGGCTCGAAGCCTTCCAGCGAATCGGGGAACGGGACCCCATCGAGTACGCGGAGCGACCGACGTACGCTGAGTAA
- a CDS encoding helix-turn-helix domain-containing protein, with amino-acid sequence MIVEFHIDAPLLQRTAETLSKAAIRIQRLHCESGDCRAVAWIGPVERPAIEANLAQDESITDYAHVAAEGDGHWYTLHTTDTTIDTIGESLLNADGFLLGAAQTGDDWVFRARFPEKSSVLSFRDTLVASDINIDIQTITDDTEASPQFGVTDPQREVLLLALNRGYFTVPRESSLSDLAAELGISSQAASERLRRGTRTLVQNTLAAPERPLVGSPPE; translated from the coding sequence ATGATAGTAGAATTTCACATCGATGCCCCCCTCTTGCAGCGAACAGCTGAAACGCTGAGTAAAGCAGCGATACGGATACAGCGACTTCACTGCGAGAGCGGCGACTGCCGTGCCGTCGCCTGGATTGGCCCCGTCGAACGGCCCGCCATCGAAGCGAATCTGGCCCAGGACGAGAGTATCACCGACTATGCCCATGTAGCGGCAGAAGGAGATGGTCACTGGTATACCCTGCATACAACTGATACGACAATCGACACGATCGGAGAATCGTTATTAAACGCGGACGGGTTCCTGCTCGGTGCCGCACAGACCGGCGATGACTGGGTGTTTCGAGCCCGGTTCCCCGAGAAGAGTTCCGTACTGTCGTTCCGTGACACACTCGTGGCCAGTGATATCAACATCGACATTCAGACTATCACTGACGACACGGAAGCCTCCCCACAGTTCGGCGTGACGGACCCACAGCGAGAAGTGCTGTTGCTCGCGCTCAATCGTGGGTACTTCACCGTCCCGCGGGAGTCGTCCCTCTCGGACCTCGCCGCGGAGCTCGGTATCTCCAGTCAGGCCGCTTCAGAGCGGCTCCGGCGGGGGACGCGAACGCTGGTACAGAACACGCTGGCGGCCCCTGAACGGCCGCTTGTCGGCTCACCGCCGGAGTAA
- a CDS encoding response regulator encodes MTTDRLLLVEDSDFLGTQLQDALRGYNFAVAVVSTAREAARHVAQNEVDCVVTNYDLPDETGIALARDLPDSLPVLLLTTTELKSIAAEALEAGVTDFVHKDNIVGEMNIVANRVSVVVRAGRE; translated from the coding sequence ATGACGACCGATCGGCTGTTATTGGTCGAAGACAGCGATTTTCTCGGGACACAACTACAGGACGCACTTCGGGGCTACAATTTCGCCGTCGCCGTCGTTTCGACTGCCCGTGAAGCAGCACGACACGTTGCCCAGAACGAGGTCGACTGTGTCGTAACGAACTACGACCTGCCGGATGAAACTGGTATTGCGCTGGCCAGGGATCTACCCGACTCACTGCCGGTCCTCCTGCTGACAACGACCGAACTGAAATCGATTGCGGCCGAGGCGCTGGAGGCCGGTGTAACCGATTTCGTGCACAAAGACAACATTGTCGGAGAGATGAATATCGTGGCCAATCGGGTCTCCGTGGTAGTCCGTGCAGGCCGGGAGTGA
- a CDS encoding methylglyoxal synthase has translation MTRIALIAHDDEKPEMIDLAQSYEATLSEFDLVGTGTTSKRIMAETDLTVERKESGPMGGDTQIGAEVAEGRMDGIVFLRDPLTAQPHEPDISALLRICDVHDVPLATTRASAEYILEGLAQDRADD, from the coding sequence ATGACCCGCATCGCGCTCATCGCACACGACGACGAGAAGCCCGAGATGATCGACCTGGCACAGAGTTACGAAGCAACGCTTTCGGAGTTTGACCTCGTCGGGACCGGCACGACGAGCAAGCGCATCATGGCAGAAACTGACCTCACAGTCGAGCGCAAAGAGAGCGGGCCGATGGGCGGCGACACGCAGATCGGCGCGGAAGTCGCTGAGGGCCGGATGGACGGCATCGTCTTCCTCCGGGACCCGCTGACGGCACAGCCCCACGAGCCGGACATCTCGGCGCTCCTGCGCATCTGTGACGTTCACGACGTGCCGCTGGCGACGACGCGGGCCTCTGCAGAATACATCCTCGAAGGGCTGGCACAGGACAGAGCCGACGACTAG